From a single Alloactinosynnema sp. L-07 genomic region:
- the murC gene encoding UDP-N-acetylmuramate--L-alanine ligase, whose amino-acid sequence MTTTDRLLARAHLIGIGGAGMSGIARILLARNRMVSGSDAKESRTFLTLRAQGAKIAIGQAAANLDLLSEPPTAVVVSTAIKEDNPELVEARRRGIVVVHRSEALAELMREHRVACVAGTHGKTSTTSMLTVALQHCRLDPSFAIGGDLNESGANAHHGSGGIFVAEADESDGSFLAFRPEVAVVTNVEADHLDHHGTVEAYTAVFDSFLDQITADGVLVACADDPGSAALADRAEAKGIRVRRYGRTATAESDATMLDYRPRDGGGVTRVSLDGREFELGVAMPGEHMALNALAALVAGLELGAPLIELGEGIAAFGGVRRRFEFKGRVGGVRVYDDYAHHPTEVAAQLSAVRPAAEDGRVVVIFQPHLYSRTRQFAAEFAEALSLADVVVVLDVFGAREQPEPGVSGALIADAVTAPEVHYEPAFDRVTTLVADLVRDGDLVLTMGAGDVTSLGPELLAEFDRRASTP is encoded by the coding sequence ATGACCACCACCGACCGCCTGCTCGCCCGCGCCCACCTGATCGGCATCGGTGGCGCCGGGATGAGCGGCATCGCCCGGATTCTGCTGGCCCGCAACCGGATGGTGTCCGGATCCGACGCCAAGGAGAGCCGCACCTTCCTCACGCTGCGGGCCCAGGGCGCGAAGATCGCCATCGGCCAGGCCGCGGCGAACCTCGACCTGCTTTCCGAGCCGCCCACCGCGGTCGTGGTGTCCACCGCGATCAAGGAGGACAACCCGGAGTTGGTGGAGGCCCGCAGGCGCGGGATCGTCGTCGTGCACCGGTCCGAGGCGCTGGCCGAGCTGATGCGGGAGCACCGGGTCGCGTGCGTGGCGGGCACCCATGGCAAGACCTCGACCACGTCGATGCTGACGGTCGCGCTGCAGCACTGCAGGCTCGACCCGTCCTTCGCCATCGGCGGCGACCTCAACGAGTCCGGCGCTAACGCCCACCACGGGTCCGGCGGGATCTTCGTGGCCGAGGCCGACGAGAGCGACGGCTCGTTCCTCGCCTTCCGCCCCGAGGTCGCGGTGGTCACCAACGTCGAGGCCGACCACCTCGACCACCACGGCACCGTCGAGGCCTACACGGCCGTGTTCGACTCGTTCCTCGACCAGATCACCGCCGACGGCGTGCTCGTGGCCTGTGCCGACGACCCCGGCTCGGCGGCTCTGGCCGACCGCGCTGAGGCCAAGGGCATCCGCGTGCGCCGCTACGGCCGGACCGCGACCGCCGAGTCGGACGCGACGATGCTCGACTACCGGCCGCGCGACGGCGGGGGAGTCACCCGCGTCTCGCTCGACGGCCGCGAGTTCGAACTCGGCGTTGCCATGCCCGGCGAGCACATGGCCCTCAACGCGCTGGCCGCGCTGGTCGCGGGCCTGGAGCTGGGCGCGCCGCTGATCGAGCTTGGCGAGGGCATCGCCGCGTTCGGCGGGGTGCGCAGGCGCTTCGAGTTCAAGGGCCGGGTCGGCGGCGTGCGGGTCTACGACGACTACGCCCACCACCCGACCGAGGTCGCCGCGCAGCTCTCGGCGGTGCGGCCCGCGGCAGAGGACGGGCGGGTCGTGGTGATCTTCCAGCCACACCTGTACTCCCGGACCAGGCAGTTCGCCGCCGAGTTCGCCGAAGCGCTATCGCTGGCCGACGTCGTCGTCGTGCTCGACGTGTTCGGCGCCCGCGAGCAGCCCGAGCCCGGGGTGAGCGGCGCGCTGATCGCCGACGCCGTCACCGCCCCGGAGGTGCACTACGAGCCCGCGTTCGACCGGGTCACCA
- the murG gene encoding undecaprenyldiphospho-muramoylpentapeptide beta-N-acetylglucosaminyltransferase — translation MTGGSQAARKGPCVVIAGGGTAGHIEPALALADAVMRLRPDARVVALGTERGLEKTIIPARGYPLEFIPPVPMPRKPNVELLKLPLKVRSSIKATREILDRVGADIVVGFGGYVALPAYLAARGRLPIIVHDSNARVGLANKVGARFAERVAVAVPDSGLPNAEVIGIPLRESIINLDRAALRAQAREFFGLDPHAPTLLVFGGSQGARSINTAVSGAARALADAGIGVLHAHGPKNSLVVQEVPGAPKYATVPYLERMDLAYAAADAALCRCGAMTVAEVSAVGLPAVYVPLPHGNGEQALNAQPVVDAGGAVMVPDAELTPQSVAELVVPMLTNPDRLASMSAVAQGSGHREAADVLARMVLDSIDKRSR, via the coding sequence GCGGTGATGCGGCTGCGGCCCGACGCGCGGGTCGTCGCGTTGGGCACCGAGCGCGGCCTGGAGAAGACGATCATCCCGGCGCGCGGCTACCCGCTGGAGTTCATCCCGCCGGTGCCGATGCCCCGCAAGCCCAACGTCGAACTGCTCAAGCTGCCGCTCAAGGTGCGCTCGTCGATCAAGGCCACCCGCGAGATCCTCGACCGGGTCGGCGCCGACATCGTGGTCGGCTTCGGCGGCTACGTGGCCCTCCCGGCTTATTTGGCCGCGCGCGGCAGGCTGCCGATCATCGTGCATGACTCCAACGCCCGGGTCGGCCTGGCCAACAAGGTCGGCGCCCGGTTCGCCGAGCGGGTCGCGGTCGCCGTGCCCGACTCGGGGCTGCCCAACGCCGAGGTCATTGGCATCCCGCTGCGCGAGTCGATCATCAACCTGGACCGGGCCGCGCTGCGCGCGCAGGCCCGCGAGTTCTTCGGCCTCGACCCACACGCGCCGACGCTGCTGGTTTTCGGCGGCTCCCAGGGCGCGCGGTCGATCAACACCGCCGTATCCGGCGCCGCGCGGGCCCTGGCCGACGCCGGGATCGGCGTGCTGCACGCACACGGCCCCAAGAACTCACTGGTCGTGCAGGAGGTCCCGGGGGCCCCGAAGTACGCCACCGTGCCCTACCTGGAGCGCATGGACCTCGCCTACGCCGCCGCCGACGCCGCGCTGTGCCGCTGCGGGGCGATGACGGTGGCCGAGGTGTCCGCGGTCGGCCTGCCCGCGGTCTACGTCCCGCTGCCGCACGGCAACGGGGAGCAGGCGCTCAACGCCCAGCCTGTGGTCGACGCGGGCGGCGCGGTCATGGTCCCCGACGCCGAGCTGACCCCGCAGTCGGTGGCCGAGCTTGTGGTCCCGATGCTGACCAACCCCGACCGCCTGGCCTCGATGAGCGCGGTGGCCCAGGGCAGTGGCCACCGGGAGGCCGCCGACGTGCTCGCCCGGATGGTGCTCGACTCCATCGACAAGAGGTCCCGATGA